A genomic window from Silene latifolia isolate original U9 population chromosome 11, ASM4854445v1, whole genome shotgun sequence includes:
- the LOC141614437 gene encoding uncharacterized protein LOC141614437 yields MPHTTYDPPPDSNWNWRNICKIRKLMALGFVGDQWTLDVKGYSVKSGYHLLQGQHPPVQWYKEVWDSWFLPKHSIIGWLIKKEALNLRDKLLRLNICGSSMCVICEREPETHQHLFTQCEYSRTVVLLLAEWMRNALHGTVQGLPIMLNIRRLVQITTWYTLWMERNSCRIDLVVRRPEKLVKDIQRLVCMRMKLLLQEQGPDSNEYNMWLRLNDNM; encoded by the coding sequence ATGCCCCACACCACTTATGATCCTCCTCCTGATTCCAATTGGAACTGGAGGAATATATGTAAAATTAGGAAGTTGATGGCTTTGGGGTTTGTTGGTGATCAGTGGACGTTGGATGTGAAGGGTTACTCTGTGAAGTCTGGGTACCATCTGTTACAGGGGCAGCACCCTCCTGTACAGTGGTACAAGGAGGTTTGGGATAGTTGGTTCTTGCCCAAGCACTCCATTATAGGGTGGCTGATTAAGAAGGAGGCTTTGAATCTGAGAGATAAATTGCTTAGGTTGAATATTTGTGGGAGTAGTATGTGTGTCATTTGTGAAAGGGAGCCTGAAACACACCAGCACTTGTTTACTCAATGTGAGTACAGCAGGACTGTGGTGCTTCTTTTGGCTGAATGGATGAGAAATGCACTCCATGGGACTGTGCAGGGATTGCCTATTATGTTGAACATCAGAAGACTGGTACAAATTACAACTTGGTATACTCTGTGGATGGAAAGGAACTCGTGCAGGATTGATCTGGTTGTCAGACGACCTGAAAAATTAGTGAAGGATATTCAGAGGCTTGTATGTATGCGTATGAAATTGCTGTTGCAGGAACAGGGTCCTGATAGTAATGAGTATAATATGTGGCTGAGGTTGAATGATAATATGTAA